A stretch of the Nicotiana tabacum cultivar K326 chromosome 6, ASM71507v2, whole genome shotgun sequence genome encodes the following:
- the LOC107817327 gene encoding uncharacterized protein LOC107817327 has translation MAPHGETIPSSNNIRTKNLNKPPRLSNDSLKRTMSDISFDWMNKEDTIDESNLPPISEVENAKCECCGMSEEYTSEYINRVRKMYSGKWICGLCTDAVKEEAGKNGGKNEEALSIHMNACSKFNKFGRAYPVLYQAEAMREMYKKSTKGIMRAKSISPRDRIIPKKGGITRTNSCIPAITKEMNDLNIAT, from the coding sequence ATGGCACCACATGGAGAGACAATTCCCAGTTCCAACAACATTCGAACAAAAAACCTAAACAAACCTCCACGTCTCTCAAACGATAGCCTAAAAAGGACAATGTCCGATATCTCGTTCGATTGGATGAACAAAGAAGATACTATTGATGAGTCAAATCTGCCTCCAATATCCGAAGTAGAAAATGCAAAATGCGAGTGTTGTGGAATGAGTGAAGAATACACTTCCGAATACATTAATCGTGTTCGAAAAATGTATTCGGGTAAGTGGATATGTGGACTTTGTACTGATGCAGTGAAAGAAGAAGCAGGAAAAAATGGAGGAAAGAATGAAGAAGCATTAAGTATTCATATGAATGCTTGTAGTAAGTTTAATAAATTTGGTAGGGCATATCCAGTTCTTTATCAAGCTGAGGCTATGAGAGAGATGTATAAAAAGAGCACTAAGGGAATAATGAGGGCTAAATCTATTAGTCCAAGGGACAGAATTATTCCAAAGAAGGGTGGGATTACAAGAACAAATAGTTGCATTCCTGCAATTACTAAAGAGATGAATGATCTTAATATTGCAACCTAG
- the LOC107817328 gene encoding homeobox-leucine zipper protein ATHB-15, with protein MASCKDGKTSSVMDNGKYVRYTPEQVEALERLYHDCPKPSSMRRQQLIRECPILSHIEPKQIKVWFQNRRCREKQRKEASRLQAVNRKLTAMNKLLMEENDRLQKQVSQLVYENGYFRRQTHSTTLATKDTSCESVVTSGQHHLTSQHPPRDASPAGLLSIAEETLAEFLSKATGTAVEWVQMPGMKPGPDSIGIIAISHGCTGVAARACGLVGLEPTRVAEILKDRPSWFRDCRAVDVLNVLPTANGGTIELLYMQLYAPTTLAPARDFWLLRYTTVMDDGSLVVCERSLGNTQNGPSMPPVQNFVRAEILPSGYLIRPCEGGGSIIHIVDHMNLEAWSVPEVLRPLYESSAVLAQKTTVAALRYLRQIAQEVSQTNVSNWGRRPAALRALSQRLSRGFNEALNGLTDEGWSMLGSDGMDDITILVNSSPDKLMGLNLSFANGFSSLSNAVMCAKASMLLQNVPPAILLRFLREHRSEWADNNIDAYSAAAIKVGPCCLPGTRVGNFGGQVILPLAHTVEHEELLEVIKLEGVGHSPEDAIMPRDMFLLQLCSGMDENAVGTSAELIFAPIDASFADDAPLLPSGFRIISLESGKESSSPNRTLDLTSALETGPAENKVGNDLHTNGGTSRSVMTIAFQFAFESHMQENVASMARQYVRSIISSVQRVALALSPSHLGSHGGLRLPLGTPEAHTLARWIFQSYRCFLGVELLKSIAEGSESILKSLWHHSDAIICCSAKAMPVFTFANQAGLDMLETTLVALQDITLEKVFDDHGKKNLCTEFPQIMQQGFACLQGGICLSSMSRPISYERAVAWKVMNEEDSPHCICFMFVNWSFV; from the exons ATGGCTTCCTGCAAGGATGGTAAGACGTCGTCAGTAATGGATAATGGAAAATATGTCCGGTATACACCTGAGCAGGTTGAAGCACTTGAGAGGCTTTATCATGATTGCCCTAAACCTAGTTCCATGCGCCGTCAGCAACTTATCCGTGAATGTCCTATTCTCTCCCATATTGAACCTAAACAAATCAAAGTCTGGTTCCAGAATCGAAG ATGCAGAGAGAAACAGAGGAAAGAGGCGTCACGGCTTCAAGCTGTGAATAGGAAGCTGACGGCAATGAACAAGCTATTAATGGAAGAGAATGACAGATTGCAGAAGCAAGTTTCACAACTGGTTTATGAAAATGGTTACTTTCGCAGGCAAACTCACAGT ACAACGCTTGCAACAAAAGATACGAGTTGTGAATCAGTGGTGACGAGTGGTCAACACCACTTGACATCTCAGCATCCGCCAAGGGATGCTAGTCCTGCAGG GCTTTTGTCCATTGCAGAAGAAACTTTAGCAGAGTTTCTTTCAAAGGCTACTGGAACTGCTGTTGAGTGGGTCCAAATGCCTGGAATGAag CCTGGTCCGGATTCCATTGGAATCATTGCTATTTCTCATGGTTGCACGGGCGTGGCAGCACGAGCCTGTGGCCTGGTTGGTCTAGAGCCAACGAGG GTTGCTGAAATCCTTAAGGATCGCCCCTCTTGGTTTCGCGACTGCCGGGCCGTTGATGTTCTCAATGTGCTGCCTACTGCCAATGGTGGAACCATTGAACTTCTTTACATGCAG cTTTATGCACCAACGACGCTGGCACCTGCCCGTGACTTCTGGCTGTTGCGGTATACAACTGTTATGGATGATGGCAGTCTCGTG gTGTGTGAAAGGTCACTTGGAAATACTCAAAATGGTCCTAGTATGCCACCAGTTCAGAATTTTGTGAGAGCAGAAATCCTACCTAGTGGATACCTGATTAGACCTTGTGAGGGAGGTGGTTCAATTATCCACATTGTCGATCATATGAATTTAGAG GCATGGAGTGTGCCGGAAGTGTTGCGCCCACTTTATGAGTCATCAGCAGTGCTAGCTCAGAAGACGACAGTGGCA GCTCTACGATACCTCAGACAGATTGCACAAGAGGTTTCACAGACTAATGTCAGTAACTGGGGAAGACGACCAGCAGCTCTACGCGCATTAAGCCAGAGGTTGAGCAG AGGCTTCAATGAGGCTCTGAATGGTTTGACTGATGAGGGTTGGTCAATGCTCGGTAGTGACGGAatggatgatattaccatccttgtGAACTCTTCTCCTGACAAATTGATGGGCCTAAACCTTTCTTTTGCAAATGGATTTTCATCTTTGAGCAATGCGGTTATGTGTGCAAAAGCGTCAATGCTTCTACAG AATGTGCCTCCTGCTATACTTCTGAGGTTTCTGCGGGAGCATCGATCTGAATGGGCAGACAACAATATTGATGCTTACTCTGCTGCTGCCATCAAAGTTGGTCCCTGTTGCCTTCCTGGGACTCGAGTTGGTAACTTTGGGGGTCAAGTGATACTTCCACTGGCACATACTGTTGAGCATGAAGAG TTGCTGGAAGTCATTAAGTTGGAAGGAGTTGGCCATTCTCCTGAGGATGCTATAATGCCAAGAGATATGTTTCTGTTGCAA CTATGCAGTGGAATGGATGAAAACGCTGTTGGAACCTCTGCCGAACTCATATTTGCTCCTATTGATGCCTCGTTTGCTGATGATGCACCATTGCTCCCGTCTGGGTTTCGCATTATTTCTCTCGAATCTGGAAAG GAATCCTCCAGTCCGAACCGCACCCTTGATCTTACTTCTGCTCTTGAGACTGGCCCAGCTGAAAACAAAGTGGGCAATGACCTTCACACAAATGGTGGCACATCAAGATCTGTCATGACAATTGCTTTTCAATTTGCATTTGAAAGCCACATGCAAGAGAATGTTGCTTCAATGGCTCGACAGTATGTTCGAAGCATTATTTCATCTGTTCAGAGGGTTGCATTAGCACTTTCACCGTCTCACTTGGGTTCCCATGGAGGTCTTCGTCTGCCATTGGGTACTCCTGAAGCACATACATTAGCTCGTTGGATCTTCCAAAGTTACAG GTGCTTTTTGGGTGTGGAACTTCTGAAATCGATTGCTGAAGGAAGTGAATCAATCCTCAAAAGCCTATGGCATCACTCGGATGCTATTATCTGCTGCTCTGCTAAG GCTATGCCAGTTTTCACGTTTGCAAATCAGGCTGGTCTTGACATGCTTGAGACAACATTGGTTGCACTTCAAGATATTACCTTGGAGAAAGTTTTCGATGATCACGGAAAGAAGAACCTCTGCACTGAGTTCCCACAGATAATGCAACAG GGTTTTGCATGTCTTCAAGGGGGCATTTGCTTGTCGAGCATGAGTAGACCTATTTCTTACGAGAGAGCAGTGGCGTGGAAAGTTATGAATGAAGAAGATAGTCCTCACTGCATCTGTTTCATGTTTGTGAACTGGTCGTTTGTCTAA